In one Silene latifolia isolate original U9 population chromosome 10, ASM4854445v1, whole genome shotgun sequence genomic region, the following are encoded:
- the LOC141608407 gene encoding G-type lectin S-receptor-like serine/threonine-protein kinase LECRK3 → MAWPLSCLLVFYLALILSQSSPTYSKNSGKFSVGQSLLAKNNSTSVVSPSGDFAFGFHQAPNNTDLYLLSVWYAAIPDTIVWCANGGKPVPQGSTLNLTANEGLVLSDPRGTVLWNTTTGGGAVSYGFMNDTGNFALISSVNAAPLWQTFDYPTDTLLPTQVLKTGKNVISRISENNLTEGRFQLHFDDNGDLVLNTRDVATGYDYNSYHIFGSTGTNGEELVYSESGDVFIQNQNGSRMGLIPPGGLMSANSYYQRVTLEFDGVLIWYYYPNKGAGWTKIQSKPDNICTSFPIDTRDSGACGYNSICSLGNDDRPICQCPQNYSLIDPTNSHGSCEPDFSSDFCGKFEDGVKGGYTLIPLQYTDWPLSDYAEMAPFTEDKCKASCMNDCLCGAAIFYSDSNTCWKKKLPLSNGKLDRTVSRTAWLKVSHDNGTNNPYNPFRPPRKVEYKLNAVTKGLLGGSVCVNFILLSVVGFGIFFVYNTSEVRAHTERMRHSISEYSTAHSFTYKELESATNGFRDEIGRGSFGVVYQGNITTGGNQYFVAVKRLDRTFKGADKEFTAEVNVIGLTHHKNLVRFIGYCKEEDERLLVYEYMSNGTVADYLFGDTRPSWVERVQIGQGIARGLLYLHEECTTQIIHCDIKPQNVLVDNHHNARISDFGLAKLLVLNQNHTNTAVRGTKGYVAPEWFKNKPVSVKVDVYSFGVLLLEIICCRRCVRMDVSTDKCEILTDRAFDCYHSGMLDCLVKDDKEALNDRPQLERLVKVALWCIQENPELRPTMKRVTQMLEGVADVPGPPCTTSFSVHLSA, encoded by the coding sequence ATGGCTTGGCCTCTATCTTGCTTACTGGTTTTCTACTTGGCCTTAATCCTCTCACAATCATCACCAACTTATTCAAAAAATAGTGGCAAATTTTCAGTTGGTCAATCTCTCTTAGCCAAAAATAATAGCACTTCAGTGGTTTCTCCTTCGGGCGATTTTGCCTTCGGCTTTCATCAGGCTCCGAACAATACTGATCTGTACTTGCTATCCGTTTGGTATGCCGCAATTCCGGACACAATTGTGTGGTGTGCAAATGGAGGTAAACCTGTTCCTCAAGGATCAACATTAAATTTAACAGCTAATGAGGGTTTAGTCCTCAGTGATCCGCGAGGAACTGTCCTATGGAACACTACAACTGGTGGTGGAGCTGTCAGTTACGGTTTCATGAATGATACCGGGAACTTTGCTCTTATTAGTAGCGTCAATGCTGCTCCACTTTGGCAGACCTTTGATTATCCAACTGATACCTTGCTTCCGACACAGGTTTTGAAAACAGGGAAGAATGTTATTTCTCGGATATCCGAGAACAATCTCACAGAAGGAAGGTTTCAGTTACATTTTGATGACAACGGGGACCTCGTCCTTAACACCAGGGATGTAGCCACCGGATATGACTACAACTCTTATCACATATTTGGGAGTACTGGCACTAATGGGGAGGAACTGGTTTATAGCGAGTCAGGAGATGTGTTTATACAGAACCAAAACGGTTCTAGAATGGGTCTCATCCCACCAGGTGGGTTGATGTCGGCAAACTCGTATTATCAGAGAGTAACTTTGGAATTTGATGGAGTACTAATATGGTACTACTACCCTAACAAAGGAGCTGGTTGGACCAAAATTCAGTCTAAACCCGATAACATATGTACGAGTTTTCCAATAGACACGAGGGACAGTGGAGCTTGTGGATATAATAGCATTTGCAGCCTTGGTAATGACGATAGGCCCATATGTCAATGTCCTCAGAATTACTCGCTGATAGATCCTACTAATTCGCATGGAAGCTGTGAACCAGATTTCAGTTCCGACTTTTGTGGGAAATTTGAAGATGGTGTTAAGGGTGGATATACTTTAATCCCACTTCAGTATACCGACTGGCCACTATCAGATTATGCAGAGATGGCCCCTTTCACTGAGGACAAATGTAAGGCGTCTTGTATGAATGATTGCTTGTGTGGTGCTGCCATTTTCTATAGTGATAGTAATACCTGTTGGAAGAAAAAGCTACCACTCTCCAACGGAAAGCTAGACAGAACTGTATCGAGGACTGCTTGGCTTAAGGTAAGTCATGATAATGGCACTAATAATCCTTATAATCCGTTCAGACCTCCTAGAAAAGTCGAATATAAGTTGAATGCTGTAACTAAAGGCCTCTTGGGTGGCTCCGTATGTGTTAATTTCATATTGTTAAGTGTCGTTGGTTTTGGAATTTTTTTCGTGTATAACACAAGTGAAGTCAGAGCTCATACTGAGCGTATGAGGCATTCTATTTCTGAGTATAGTACTGCGCACAGTTTCACTTACAAAGAGCTTGAATCCGCCACAAATGGATTCAGGGACGAGATAGGAAGGGGCTCATTTGGTGTAGTATACCAAGGAAATATAACAACAGGTGGTAATCAATACTTCGTCGCTGTTAAAAGGTTAGATCGAACATTCAAAGGCGCTGATAAGGAATTCACAGCCGAAGTGAACGTGATTGGCCTGACACACCACAAGAACTTAGTCCGCTTTATAGGATACTGCAAAGAAGAAGATGAACGTTTGCTGGTATACGAATACATGAGCAATGGTACAGTTGCTGATTATCTTTTCGGCGATACTAGGCCAAGTTGGGTCGAAAGGGTTCAAATTGGTCAGGGGATTGCACGAGGGCTTTTGTATCTGCATGAGGAATGCACCACTCAAATCATCCATTGTGACATAAAGCCACAGAATGTACTTGTTGACAACCATCACAATGCTCGAATCTCCGACTTTGGGTTAGCCAAGCTTCTGGTTCTAAATCAGAACCACACTAATACTGCTGTGAGAGGAACCAAAGGGTATGTTGCGCCTGAATGGTTCAAGAACAAGCCGGTGTCTGTGAAGGTGGATGTGTACAGTTTCGGGGTTCTGCTGTTGGAAATCATCTGTTGTCGAAGATGCGTACGCATGGACGTTAGTACAGACAAGTGTGAAATTTTGACAGATAGGGCATTTGACTGTTACCATTCTGGAATGTTAGATTGTCTTGTGAAGGATGACAAGGAAGCGCTGAATGACAGGCCGCAACTAGAGAGGCTTGTGAAGGTTGCCCTTTGGTGCATTCAAGAAAACCCGGAACTACGACCAACTATGAAGAGGGTTACTCAGATGCTAGAGGGAGTTGCTGATGTTCCTGGTCCTCCATGTACGACATCATTTTCTGTTCATTTATCAGCTTGA